AGCACCTGACAGCACTGTATAATCCACTCGTGTGAAACGGCCTGCAAAGGGACAAGGGGACAGATGAaggagctgctgctgtaccTCATGTTTGGCAGCTTTCACGAGCTTTTGTTTAGCTGCGTGTGCTGCTCCTTACCACAATGTCGCTCGCTAGGCACTGCACGTACATCGCCGTGATGGAAGGGCGGGGCGCAATTAGCTTACACTGTTTGTACTTGTTCTTCGGGACGTCCTCGAAAAACTCATACACCTTACCGCCACCCGCCTCTATCTGATGCCGAATGTGTTGCTTCACGAACGGAGTGTTGGAAAATTGTTTCGCATTCGCCTCAGTGCTctagaaggaaggaaaaagcgTTACCGTAAGTATGTCCACCAATCACGTGACGATACCCGACATTTCTCCTTACCTTTGAAGGAACGGTACAGGATAGCAGAAAGTGTTTGTTTCGGAATAGCGTTTTTGCATTCACGGGAATCGGTCCGAGCAATTGATCCAGCGAGTCTTTACCATCGTTGCCAAAGTACTCGTAGGCGATGTACATTCCTGTGAAATGGAATAGCAAAAAGCAAAGGTTAGCAAGCTATGTAGGAATGGTTCAGCCGGCAAGTAAGTCTCCTTATGTTCGGGCGGGAACTTACTGGCAAGGACCGACTCTTGCTCGGTGCGCTGCAGCTCGGGCTGCACACCGTTCACGGCGTCGAGTCCGGTTTCGGGGCTTGTAACGACAggcacttcttcttcttcttcgtaaCCATCCGATACATCGCTACATTCCGATATGTGTTCTGGTGGCGGGAGTTGTTTTCTGCAAAGAATGAACAACGGACGTTTGGTTACTTTAACTCCAACACTAGACACTACATCCaatggtacacacacacacgtgcgcagGTGGCGATGTGTATTTTCCAAGAAGGTAAAAAGTGTGATACATAGGGACAAATGCCAAACATTTTGCCAGACGTCTACTCCACCCTCTCTGCCAtgacccaccaccaccactcttCGTGTgcaaagggtgtgtgtgtgtgtgctagcaTCAAAAAGGGTGGATTTTCGAGTCAAAAAGGACAAAAGCTCACATTCCTATTAAATTGCGGCAATTATTAACGTTGTGCAGTAAAGTATGTAATAATGTCTTCATTCTACATTCCTAGttgttgcgtgttttttttaaatcacgaCTTCACCACAGTCAAAATGTTTGGCATTCCTCACACAGCGCACACAAGACAATATGTATATATGAACCATTGGATGTTTTGTCGCTACATATTTCATTAATTTACAATAGTTTTATCACTCTCTCCTTTTTGGTTCCGCTAAAAGAACGCAAGTCCCCGCGCACTGGACGTGGGCCCCCGCGAGAGTAAATTCAGTAACGCGCATTGATATTGTTCTCATCCGTTTTTGTCTGggtggtttgtttatttaaccgGGTTTTAATAGAGAACCTTCGCGAGTTCGCAGCCTAGAGCAGCAGAgttcgttcgtgtgtgtgtgtgtgtgtttcgataTCTGGTTTCGCACAATGCACACAACGCTGCGCATCTTCATACACACCGCGAGTTGCGGATTGTCAGAACGCGACGTGATGCCGAATGCGATGGAAGCTGGGATGATGACGACTTGTTGACGGCTGGGGCTTGCTTGGCTGGTTGGATGAAGCTCTCATCAATCCGGCACGCTGTAGGCGATGCACCATCTCCTCATCTCTACACCAACGGCGGAATGTTGCAGCATTCACACGGCTGTTCGGCCCGTGGCGGGgcggctgtgtgtttgtgggaaCAATTCTCTCTGTCCATGTTCGGGGGTTCGTGTTCCCTCTGTTCTCTTTAAATCGGTGTTCACTATCGGTTATGTCCCCGGCCTTTCCCCCTTTCCTTTTCTCTAATACACTACCAGACACACTTCTTCCAAACCTTGCTTATACTCATTTGAATCAATGTGCATTATTAGATTAGCCGGCCATTCAACACGCGTACAGTTTGCGCTCTTCTTCTCACGTGGAACCATTGTTTTATGGTTTACTTTAAGGGATCGTGTGGTTTATTATATTTGTATCTTCATCGCTAAAACGTGTCGCTAAACTTGTATATGCGTTTGTGCGCGCCTGTATGATTTTCTAACATATGAACTAGTTCTGATATTTCCATTGCAAAAACAGAGGCTTGGCCGCAGACATCTGTACGTCTGCTTACAGGGGCCGGTGAGTTTTTACATAATGTTTGATATAGAGGTGTATAGAAGAGCAAGGTTCAATCCTTTCTTCCTGCACTTTCGTCCATCTCACGTCGTTTTGCACCGCACCGTGATCATTCCACCTTTGGCATGATGCACCCAAGGAGGGATGatcaagacaaaaaaaaacgggattGTATCTTGGTGCTGTGCCGTCTGTACGGTATCAAAATTAATGAGTTGTGGGGGGTGGTTTGCAAAACCTAAGGGATGAAATGATCATTCATCATTGTCTCTTGCTTCGTGTTTACCATAGTATTACCTTGCCACAAGAACATTTTATTCCaatcttttattttacatcaaaTTCATaggtgtaggtgtgtgtgtctgtgtatacGTATATAGTCGTATATATCTATATTATACGCCAAATTAGTCCGCCtgatagttttttgttttgtttgctatttaCTAGATACTCTAGGGTTTAATGTCCTCGCATATATATCAAACTAGCGTTGGAGTAATGTCCCGGTTAAAAGTCATTACATTCATGGAAGAAACACATAATACATTTTCGTTACCGTTACTAGTAGGTAGGGGAGGGGGGTTGTCCGATTACTGGAGAGGCGCAAAAATCAGATGCCTATGTATATCAGCAAAAACGTACGTTACTAGTAACGATCATTCCATCCTATCCTCCTATATATAGTACTGTCTGTTTTTAAAGTACGGCATTTAGTAAGAACCAAACAGAGATAAAAAGATACAGTCTTCCCCtttcttcaatttaaaatgTGGGCAATTGCCTCTTGCTGctgcagtagtagtagttgtagtagtggtagtagtagtgagCACCAAAACCCACTACAATACTCGATTGCATGCTCTAGCTGACTTGTTTTTATTGCAGGTTGCACCCCTTTAGACACCAGTGAAATAATGCAACTATTTTTTCCCCTCCTCTaattcaccatttatctttgCAGGATGATGTTCCCGATGTTAAACTACGCCCTACTCCTTTGCGCTACAAAACAGCAGCATCTGAGTTCAACACTTTTACGCCTACAGGACAATTCTGCATGCAAAGGGGTAAATCAATCTGTAAGAGACGCGCGCGCATGGAAGGACATGCAGCATCAAAATGTGGACACCGAATAGCTAATGGCGAGATTGATTAAAATACACAGTACTGTGTAGATATAGTTTCGAAATTTGCGCGATTATGGGGCATTTAGCATTGTTCCGCACGTTCTCagacatgctgctgctgctgctgctgctactgctattACTGATTAAAGGTAGCTTGTGGATGATGTGGCACACCGACGATACACACTAATCGCTATCTGCATTTTACTACTCTAACTTACACACCTACTTCCCCTTAATCATAAAACATTACCTTCTTTCTGTGCGCGATCGCgcctctgtctctctgtctatCCCTCTTTCTTTGCTCATTTACTTTGTCGCTGCTCTACTGGGCTGCTAATCAAAACTTTGCATGGGGAAAGCTTATAATTCTAAAGCATGCCAGGGCACAAGCACGTGTGCGCCTCGTACCCACCATTttcactatctctctctctctttcttgctcTTTCTACTCAACTGTCTGCTGTAAACTTCCGCCCCAAGACGTTGCTGTCGTGCTGTCGAGTGGATTAGGAAtgccaaacaatttgattTGTGTGTAATGATGCTTCTCTGTAGGTCGAATATCGTGCGTGAGGTTCTAACTGTTAGCTTATCAGAAGCACCAATGCCTCTCTCCCATGGTTCTGCTGGTAACCGGGGAGGGCTACGCGAGGGAAAGATGACGCACATGGAACGAGGATCCATCGGTCCACATCAgtagtgtgagtgtgtgtgtttttatgaaCAGGAAACAGAGGGTGTGTGTCCAGTTTGCAAGCGCAAGAGAGAACGCTCTCATAATGATGATTCAagattgaaaaacaaaatagcatTCCTTTTCACTCCGCGTCCCAAATTTCCTCAGGGCCACCACACATGATATACTAAAATGAATCGTTCCGGGTTCAAAAGGAAAAGGTATATACGAACTACGCATTTTCTTCGTTTACGTTACACAGTCGTCATTGCTTTAAAAATGTCGGAAGATTCCGTCCCTCCGTTGATGGAATTCTGAAGTTTTTGGTGAGTATTTTAGTGGTAGTTTTacgagtgggggggggggggggtggggggggaggaagagaGTGGTTGGCTGggacgtggtggtggtggtaagtATACTATTACTATGCTATTTAGTATCAGTGTGTGTGGTAGGAAGGACAGAGAAATGTATGAAAAGTGTAGAACGGTGATTGGACAGAAGGGCGCATTTTGTTGTCAGAACACGCTTATGAAAGCCTATAAATACATAAACATagcgaaaaaagaagaaaagatggTTACAAAATCATTCCACTCGGTTCGTGACGCTCGTCCCTCCTTCTTCTAGCGATCCCCCTACCATTGGTGGTCGCGCTCTACAAAACACAGCTCTATACGTTTGTTAGCAGATGGTCAAAAAGCTAGTAGCAAGGACGGGTTCTGTCCACTGCAACTGCATTTGTTTGCTCTTCACCCTACTCCATACGCCAAAACGTTACCAAATCTCGCTTACCTTCGTCCTCGGCGTCCCTTTTTACCAACACCGCCCGAGTAGCCCGCTTCCGGTGTGGCGGGTGTCATCGACTTATCGTTCGCTCCCCGCTTGCTGCGCGTGGAACGTGCACCTTTGTCGCCCGACTCTGCCGTCAGCTCGGACGCGGTTGCGTTTCCTTCCGGTGCGTTCCCTGCGTTGCCACCGGTTGCGTCTTCCCCTGCGGCACTGCCGCCCGTACCGGCGGCTTGCGCACGTAGCATCTGAATCGGGTCCGGTTTGTCCTTGCAGGCGTTGTGGATCCACTTGGCCTGCTCGTCGGTCAGGTAGATGTCGGTGGCCGTCACCTCCAGCGTGCTGGATGCCGTTCGCACACCGTACACGACCTCATTGGCATCGTTGCGCTTGATCTCCTCCACGATGGCGGGCTCGTACGTGTCACCGCCGGTCAGCGCGTGTATGGAGTGGTGCTTTATCGGCAGCACACCGTCCTCCCCGAACACGATAATGTCCCGGGACAGCGTCTTGGAGCAGCCATCTTCGAACACCACCACGTACTTATTGTCCTCGCGGTAGTTTGTCACCCGGCCGGCGTAGTACTTGCGATCGGTCCACCGGGCCAAGCAGCAGATATCGAACTGCTTCGGCTCCTGGTGCACCGATTTGGACTTGGGCGTCGTGCTGGACGAGCTGGCGACGGGAGATTCGTTCGAGGAAGCGGCCAGCCCACCGGTGCCCTTGGCGCGCTTTGCCGGTTGCTTCGAACCGGACGCACGGGGAGTGCGCACATCATCGTCATCCTCATCGTCGTCGCTGTCGGCCGCCTTCGAACGCTTCTGACCACGGGAAGCACTCTTCTTTGCACTTTCTTTGCGGCCTCGTCCCCCGACGGCGGGCGTTTTCGGAGTCTTCAGCAGACCGTGCGCACTTTCCTCATTATCACTGACATCCTCGTCCGGCGCAAACGTTCGCCGCAGCTTCTTGAACTCGTCAATCATCAAATCGCAGAGTGCCTTCGGCCCCATTACGGTTTGTTTCATCTGCGGCACCGTGAGCGAGTGGGACGACTTTGCCGCACCGCCGGTTACGGTGGCAgcagacgacgacgaggaaCTGTCGGACGATTGGCCAACGTTGGTCGCCGCAGCCGCCGCCTGCGCTCCCGGCAGCGTGAATGGCCCTATACTGCTGACACTACCGTTGGTGGTAGTGGTCGAGGATTGCTTTGAGGAGGAATCGATATTGGACGCATCGTGCGCCACCGTCTCGGCGGTTACTGACGGATCGGCTGCCCGCTCGCCACCGTGGATTCGTTCCACGGACATGAACTGCAGCTCCTTTCCCTCGTACCATACGCTCACTTCGTACTGCTGCTGGACAGAGGTCGTGGGCGATATGGCACGGGACAGATCCAGCTGCAGTGCACTGACGCTAGCTTTACTGTCGTCCTCCCGCTTGATGGACACGAGCGATGATTTGGTCATGTCGGTCTTACCATCCACATCCGAGCCTTCTGAGGTCGAGGAGATGCCATTCACCTTGCCGGCGTTGCTCACGTACAGGCTGATTTCTTCCGTACTGTTCATACCCGAGGCTGCTGAAATGAAGCATTCAACATGTCACACATACACTGATTGAATCCTTATCCTACCCCACACGTTTGTGTAGCGTCTTTCGAAACCTACCTGTGCACGAGTCGACTTCCGATACGTCGCTAACCGTTTTCTGGCTAGCCTTGGTACTGCTGCCGGAGTCTTCGTGCCGCAGCTCCTTCTTGGCGCTCTTCGCCGATGAATCCGATGTTCCCGTCGTTGCTGTTTCTGTGGTGGAAGGCAAACTTTTCGTCGAGGACGTCAAATCGCccgctttcttttcttccgTCGTTTCTGTCTCCGCCAGCGATGCCAACTGCTCGTTGCggctggtggtggcggcggcggatggggaggacgaggaggtggtggtggtcgtggtcgtggtggtAGTATCATCCGCCTCTATTCTGCTGGTTTCGACCGACGATGGTGGGTTCGTGATTTTGCTCATATTGCCGGAGCTTACCTTCCCGAACGAAGGATGAATCGGCGTGGAGCTGTAAACGTTCGACGAGCTGACGGCGGATGTCGTTACCGGGTTCAGCGTTTTCGGTGTCGGGGTCGCTGGATTGGAGGACGACGGTGTGACGACAGCTGAAGCAGTGCTGTGGTTCGGTGTGCTTGTAGCCTTTGCCGCCATCAAGCCGCTTCGGTGAACCGCTTCACGCAGCAGTTGCTCGTCCAAACGCTTTTCCGTTGAAGCCGGTTTCTTCGTATCGCTGCTGGACGAGGGTTGCGAGCTACCGACCACACTGTCTTCCGGCAGTTTCACAGACGCAGCAGTGGGCGTTTCCGTGCGCTTCACCACTaccttttcctcctcctccgtgACCGTGGTGGCAACGTTACTACTGTCCACTACATCCTCCTCGACTTCGGTGGCTGGTTTAGTGGCTGGTTTAGCGTCTACAGCACTGCTGGATGATGCTTTCGCTACTGAATCCACCACCTCCATCGGTGCCGCTGCTCCGGAAGTAGAAGCGGCTAGCGTCGAGGATGTTGCAGCCGAGGTAGCAGCTGTTGGTTTCTCGGTCGAAACCACACAATCCTTCTCATTGACACCGGACTCCTTCGGTTCCTCGTCTTCGCCACACAGGTACGCGACCTTTTTGACACACGGTGGCTCCACTACCGGCACTGCGTCCGTAGCAGACGGATCGGCGGACGTGCTGCTCTCCGCTATGTCGTTTTCATCCTCATCGACCTCCATGGCTTCATCGCCCGAAGGCGTCGGCAGAACGGAGGCGGAAACTTCGCTGCTCTCCGCCGGTTTTGGAGTTTTgctagtcgtcgtcgtcgtcgtcgtcgtt
This is a stretch of genomic DNA from Anopheles merus strain MAF chromosome 2R, AmerM5.1, whole genome shotgun sequence. It encodes these proteins:
- the LOC121590841 gene encoding flocculation protein FLO11-like isoform X2 produces the protein MDLGGTTKTATAATPESTVVVEKSCPVAEVAEKPAAASGKNGSLPDSSADSVKDSACATDSSPGKTNEAPKELPTSPTPPKKVSDDADAVAKAGETNSIADATKSLAKQPAVPKSTDSGGPVKAAVGPPPCADQMDDNEDDELLKRMEAIEKGVDLDAVKESAHQNGMPEKRMEVSQPQRDAGKMNDSAKPVAASSSEVSSAAQPSALKMDTADSAVAADPVSKVTETVSPNTKRKLAPGEEAAGNEPQMKKVHVVADATDGPESSVAKPSAERQDAPAKQPSEMSTEPPGPSEPNEKPPSVEQMEVDEASSSPKDVELLPDTEPNTESDPMDEKSEEISSSVAEEPVRQEGDSTASSKAEHSNVSSSDDKGAGGATTTTTTTTTTSKTPKPAESSEVSASVLPTPSGDEAMEVDEDENDIAESSTSADPSATDAVPVVEPPCVKKVAYLCGEDEEPKESGVNEKDCVVSTEKPTAATSAATSSTLAASTSGAAAPMEVVDSVAKASSSSAVDAKPATKPATEVEEDVVDSSNVATTVTEEEEKVVVKRTETPTAASVKLPEDSVVGSSQPSSSSDTKKPASTEKRLDEQLLREAVHRSGLMAAKATSTPNHSTASAVVTPSSSNPATPTPKTLNPVTTSAVSSSNVYSSTPIHPSFGKVSSGNMSKITNPPSSVETSRIEADDTTTTTTTTTTSSSSPSAAATTSRNEQLASLAETETTEEKKAGDLTSSTKSLPSTTETATTGTSDSSAKSAKKELRHEDSGSSTKASQKTVSDVSEVDSCTASGMNSTEEISLYVSNAGKVNGISSTSEGSDVDGKTDMTKSSLVSIKREDDSKASVSALQLDLSRAISPTTSVQQQYEVSVWYEGKELQFMSVERIHGGERAADPSVTAETVAHDASNIDSSSKQSSTTTTNGSVSSIGPFTLPGAQAAAAATNVGQSSDSSSSSSAATVTGGAAKSSHSLTVPQMKQTVMGPKALCDLMIDEFKKLRRTFAPDEDVSDNEESAHGLLKTPKTPAVGGRGRKESAKKSASRGQKRSKAADSDDDEDDDDVRTPRASGSKQPAKRAKGTGGLAASSNESPVASSSSTTPKSKSVHQEPKQFDICCLARWTDRKYYAGRVTNYREDNKYVVVFEDGCSKTLSRDIIVFGEDGVLPIKHHSIHALTGGDTYEPAIVEEIKRNDANEVVYGVRTASSTLEVTATDIYLTDEQAKWIHNACKDKPDPIQMLRAQAAGTGGSAAGEDATGGNAGNAPEGNATASELTAESGDKGARSTRSKRGANDKSMTPATPEAGYSGGVGKKGRRGRRKQLPPPEHISECSDVSDGYEEEEEVPVVTSPETGLDAVNGVQPELQRTEQESVLARMYIAYEYFGNDGKDSLDQLLGPIPVNAKTLFRNKHFLLSCTVPSKSTEANAKQFSNTPFVKQHIRHQIEAGGGKVYEFFEDVPKNKYKQCKLIAPRPSITAMYVQCLASDIVAVSHEWIIQCCQVLMLVDHKPYALPAGWSFLEKRFIDWGCGRAKDKRATATPFASVCINVASLCKDFNDFWSRVCKLAGGTVRLIKTESDITENLTGYLLTDQEFPEEIKIKATRNGLLVVSTVWVVQCLIMGRVCHPSSNEKLTQIYQEDDY
- the LOC121590841 gene encoding flocculation protein FLO11-like isoform X3, coding for MDLGGTTKTATAATPESTVVVEKSCPVAEVAEKPAAASGKNGSLPDSSADSVKDSACATDSSPGKTNEAPKELPTSPTPPKKVSDDADAVAKAGETNSIADATKSLAKQPAVPKSTDSGGPVKAAVGPPPCADQMDDNEDDELLKRMEAIEKGVDLDAVKESAHQNGMPEKRMEVSQPQRDAGKMNDSAKPVAASSSEVSSAAQPSALKMDTADSAVAADPVSKVTETVSPNTKRKLAPGEEAAGNEPQMKKVHVVADATDGPESSVAKPSAERQDAPAKQPSEMSTEPPGPSEPNEKPPSVEQMEVDEASSSPKDVELLPDTEPNTESDPMDEKSEEISSSVAEEPVRQEGDSTASSKAEHSNVSSSDDKGAGGATTTTTTTTTTSKTPKPAESSEVSASVLPTPSGDEAMEVDEDENDIAESSTSADPSATDAVPVVEPPCVKKVAYLCGEDEEPKESGVNEKDCVVSTEKPTAATSAATSSTLAASTSGAAAPMEVVDSVAKASSSSAVDAKPATKPATEVEEDVVDSSNVATTVTEEEEKVVVKRTETPTAASVKLPEDSVVGSSQPSSSSDTKKPASTEKRLDEQLLREAVHRSGLMAAKATSTPNHSTASAVVTPSSSNPATPTPKTLNPVTTSAVSSSNVYSSTPIHPSFGKVSSGNMSKITNPPSSVETSRIEADDTTTTTTTTTTSSSSPSAAATTSRNEQLASLAETETTEEKKAGDLTSSTKSLPSTTETATTGTSDSSAKSAKKELRHEDSGSSTKASQKTVSDVSEVDSCTAASGMNSTEEISLYVSNAGKVNGISSTSEGSDVDGKTDMTKSSLVSIKREDDSKASVSALQLDLSRAISPTTSVQQQYEVSVWYEGKELQFMSVERIHGGERAADPSVTAETVAHDASNIDSSSKQSSTTTTNGSVSSIGPFTLPGAQAAAAATNVGQSSDSSSSSSAATVTGGAAKSSHSLTVPQMKQTVMGPKALCDLMIDEFKKLRRTFAPDEDVSDNEESAHGLLKTPKTPAVGGRGRKESAKKSASRGQKRSKAADSDDDEDDDDVRTPRASGSKQPAKRAKGTGGLAASSNESPVASSSSTTPKSKSVHQEPKQFDICCLARWTDRKYYAGRVTNYREDNKYVVVFEDGCSKTLSRDIIVFGEDGVLPIKHHSIHALTGGDTYEPAIVEEIKRNDANEVVYGVRTASSTLEVTATDIYLTDEQAKWIHNACKDKPDPIQMLRAQAAGTGGSAAGEDATGGNAGNAPEGNATASELTAESGDKGARSTRSKRGANDKSMTPATPEAGYSGGVGKKGRRGRRLS
- the LOC121590841 gene encoding flocculation protein FLO11-like isoform X1 codes for the protein MDLGGTTKTATAATPESTVVVEKSCPVAEVAEKPAAASGKNGSLPDSSADSVKDSACATDSSPGKTNEAPKELPTSPTPPKKVSDDADAVAKAGETNSIADATKSLAKQPAVPKSTDSGGPVKAAVGPPPCADQMDDNEDDELLKRMEAIEKGVDLDAVKESAHQNGMPEKRMEVSQPQRDAGKMNDSAKPVAASSSEVSSAAQPSALKMDTADSAVAADPVSKVTETVSPNTKRKLAPGEEAAGNEPQMKKVHVVADATDGPESSVAKPSAERQDAPAKQPSEMSTEPPGPSEPNEKPPSVEQMEVDEASSSPKDVELLPDTEPNTESDPMDEKSEEISSSVAEEPVRQEGDSTASSKAEHSNVSSSDDKGAGGATTTTTTTTTTSKTPKPAESSEVSASVLPTPSGDEAMEVDEDENDIAESSTSADPSATDAVPVVEPPCVKKVAYLCGEDEEPKESGVNEKDCVVSTEKPTAATSAATSSTLAASTSGAAAPMEVVDSVAKASSSSAVDAKPATKPATEVEEDVVDSSNVATTVTEEEEKVVVKRTETPTAASVKLPEDSVVGSSQPSSSSDTKKPASTEKRLDEQLLREAVHRSGLMAAKATSTPNHSTASAVVTPSSSNPATPTPKTLNPVTTSAVSSSNVYSSTPIHPSFGKVSSGNMSKITNPPSSVETSRIEADDTTTTTTTTTTSSSSPSAAATTSRNEQLASLAETETTEEKKAGDLTSSTKSLPSTTETATTGTSDSSAKSAKKELRHEDSGSSTKASQKTVSDVSEVDSCTAASGMNSTEEISLYVSNAGKVNGISSTSEGSDVDGKTDMTKSSLVSIKREDDSKASVSALQLDLSRAISPTTSVQQQYEVSVWYEGKELQFMSVERIHGGERAADPSVTAETVAHDASNIDSSSKQSSTTTTNGSVSSIGPFTLPGAQAAAAATNVGQSSDSSSSSSAATVTGGAAKSSHSLTVPQMKQTVMGPKALCDLMIDEFKKLRRTFAPDEDVSDNEESAHGLLKTPKTPAVGGRGRKESAKKSASRGQKRSKAADSDDDEDDDDVRTPRASGSKQPAKRAKGTGGLAASSNESPVASSSSTTPKSKSVHQEPKQFDICCLARWTDRKYYAGRVTNYREDNKYVVVFEDGCSKTLSRDIIVFGEDGVLPIKHHSIHALTGGDTYEPAIVEEIKRNDANEVVYGVRTASSTLEVTATDIYLTDEQAKWIHNACKDKPDPIQMLRAQAAGTGGSAAGEDATGGNAGNAPEGNATASELTAESGDKGARSTRSKRGANDKSMTPATPEAGYSGGVGKKGRRGRRKQLPPPEHISECSDVSDGYEEEEEVPVVTSPETGLDAVNGVQPELQRTEQESVLARMYIAYEYFGNDGKDSLDQLLGPIPVNAKTLFRNKHFLLSCTVPSKSTEANAKQFSNTPFVKQHIRHQIEAGGGKVYEFFEDVPKNKYKQCKLIAPRPSITAMYVQCLASDIVAVSHEWIIQCCQVLMLVDHKPYALPAGWSFLEKRFIDWGCGRAKDKRATATPFASVCINVASLCKDFNDFWSRVCKLAGGTVRLIKTESDITENLTGYLLTDQEFPEEIKIKATRNGLLVVSTVWVVQCLIMGRVCHPSSNEKLTQIYQEDDY